The Rhodothermales bacterium genome contains a region encoding:
- a CDS encoding TRAP transporter substrate-binding protein, whose translation MKRRSFVARGLIGAAGAGTVLASCGQPSVDGVPAVQTRKSVTWRLASSFSRSLDTIYGASEVLAERVSQLTDGRFRIRPYPGGELVPALEVLGAVQTGTIQMGHSASYYYVGKNPTFAFDTCVPFGLTARMQNAWLYYAGGLEQMRAVFADFNIVNLPGGNTGVQMGGWFRREIDSLSDLRGLKMRIPGLGGQVMDRLGVNVQLISSGEIFPALERGAIDATEWVGPYDDEKLGFQKVARNYYYPGWWEPGPTLSFYVNRSAWDTLPAEYQSALESAAAEANVRMLARYDAQNPPALRRLLDGGVKLKRFPIDILDAARTQAFDIMNQQASSEAGYRRVYESFTAFRDQA comes from the coding sequence ATGAAGAGGCGGTCATTCGTGGCACGAGGCCTTATTGGCGCTGCAGGCGCCGGTACTGTGCTCGCGTCTTGCGGCCAGCCGTCAGTCGACGGCGTACCGGCGGTGCAGACGAGGAAGTCAGTGACCTGGCGCCTTGCATCGAGTTTCAGTCGATCACTGGATACGATCTACGGGGCGTCGGAAGTCCTCGCAGAACGTGTCAGTCAACTCACCGACGGACGATTTCGAATACGCCCCTATCCCGGAGGGGAGTTGGTACCCGCACTTGAGGTCCTGGGGGCGGTCCAGACCGGCACAATCCAGATGGGTCACAGTGCGAGCTACTACTACGTCGGTAAGAACCCCACCTTTGCGTTTGACACGTGTGTGCCGTTCGGACTGACGGCTCGAATGCAGAATGCGTGGCTGTACTATGCCGGCGGACTCGAACAGATGCGTGCGGTCTTCGCCGACTTCAACATTGTCAATCTTCCGGGCGGCAACACGGGCGTACAGATGGGAGGGTGGTTTCGCCGTGAAATCGACTCGCTATCCGATCTGCGCGGTCTCAAGATGCGAATTCCCGGGCTGGGAGGGCAGGTGATGGACCGGCTGGGCGTCAACGTCCAGCTGATTTCCAGTGGCGAGATATTCCCCGCGCTGGAGCGAGGAGCAATCGACGCAACCGAATGGGTAGGTCCGTACGACGACGAGAAGTTGGGTTTCCAGAAGGTCGCCAGAAACTACTACTATCCGGGATGGTGGGAGCCGGGCCCAACATTGAGCTTCTATGTCAACCGCAGCGCCTGGGATACGCTTCCCGCCGAATATCAGTCTGCTCTGGAATCGGCCGCAGCTGAGGCAAACGTCCGGATGCTGGCGCGGTACGACGCTCAGAATCCGCCGGCGCTGAGACGACTGCTCGACGGTGGCGTGAAACTGAAACGATTCCCGATTGATATCCTCGATGCTGCCCGCACGCAGGCGTTCGATATCATGAATCAGCAAGCTTCGTCGGAGGCCGGATATCGCCGCGTGTACGAATCGTTCACCGCCTTTCGCGACCAGGCG